From a region of the Prevotella melaninogenica genome:
- a CDS encoding porin family protein, translating to MKKILVVAALMLSSVSTFAQHAVGSFNLQPKVGVSIANLTEVKGSDPRVGLVAGVEGEYQASDIFSVSAGVLYSMQGAKANFGNLVDATNRLDYINVPIMANVYVVKGLAVKLGVQPGFNVSNKLKVNNLDAFDNPVVKAQSVDVSIPVGLSYEYNNFQLDARYNWGVSKAFKLTDAKNSVFQITLGYKFDL from the coding sequence ATGAAAAAGATTTTAGTTGTAGCAGCACTGATGCTTTCATCAGTATCTACATTCGCACAGCATGCAGTTGGTTCATTCAACCTTCAGCCAAAGGTTGGTGTTAGTATTGCTAATCTCACAGAGGTTAAGGGCTCAGACCCTCGTGTAGGTCTTGTAGCTGGTGTTGAGGGTGAGTATCAGGCAAGTGATATTTTCTCTGTAAGTGCAGGTGTACTCTACTCTATGCAGGGTGCAAAAGCTAATTTCGGTAATTTAGTTGATGCTACAAACCGCCTTGATTATATTAATGTTCCTATCATGGCAAACGTTTATGTTGTTAAAGGTCTTGCTGTAAAATTGGGTGTTCAGCCTGGATTTAATGTTAGCAACAAGCTTAAGGTAAATAATCTTGATGCATTTGATAATCCAGTAGTAAAGGCACAGTCTGTAGATGTTTCTATTCCAGTAGGTCTTTCTTACGAATACAACAATTTCCAGCTTGATGCTCGTTACAATTGGGGTGTTAGCAAGGCTTTCAAATTGACTGATGCTAAGAATAGCGTATTCCAGATTACTTTAGGCTACAAGTTTGACTTGTAA
- a CDS encoding 2-hydroxyacid dehydrogenase, producing the protein MFDAKSYDIESFNEVNKDYNFDIRYYQERLSISTVPLAKGADVVCIFVNAECDARVIDELVNNGVKLVALRCAGFNNVDLKAAEGRIKVTHVPAYSPHAVAEYAVALMLSLNRKIYRAVNRTRDGNFTLHGLLGFDMYGKTAGIVGMGRIAKELIKILHGFGMNIMAYDLYPDQEFAKQYNVKVVQLDELYANSDIISLHCPLTPDTKFLINKESIAKMKKGVMIINTGRGQLIHTEDLIEGLRTKQVGSAGLDVYEEEKEYFYEDKSDKMIDDDVLARLLMVPNVVLTSHQAFFTKEALYNIAVSTLSSVKELSEGKELSCQVK; encoded by the coding sequence ATTTTCGACGCAAAGTCGTATGACATCGAGTCTTTCAACGAAGTAAACAAGGATTATAATTTCGATATTCGCTATTATCAAGAGCGTCTCAGTATTAGTACTGTGCCTTTGGCAAAGGGTGCAGACGTGGTTTGTATTTTCGTAAATGCAGAGTGCGATGCAAGAGTTATTGATGAATTAGTGAACAATGGTGTAAAACTTGTAGCGCTTCGATGTGCTGGTTTCAATAATGTTGACCTTAAAGCTGCTGAAGGTCGTATTAAGGTGACACACGTACCTGCTTACTCTCCACATGCTGTTGCTGAGTATGCTGTAGCATTGATGCTAAGTCTGAACCGTAAGATTTATCGTGCTGTGAACCGTACACGTGATGGAAACTTCACATTACATGGTTTGTTAGGCTTCGACATGTATGGTAAGACAGCTGGTATTGTTGGCATGGGTCGTATTGCCAAAGAGCTTATTAAGATTCTTCACGGCTTTGGTATGAATATTATGGCATACGATCTCTATCCAGATCAAGAGTTTGCAAAGCAGTATAATGTGAAGGTTGTTCAGCTTGACGAACTTTATGCGAATAGTGATATCATCTCCCTCCACTGCCCATTAACACCAGACACAAAGTTCCTTATCAATAAGGAAAGTATTGCAAAGATGAAGAAGGGTGTGATGATTATCAATACTGGTCGTGGTCAGCTTATCCATACGGAGGACCTTATCGAAGGCTTGCGTACAAAGCAGGTGGGTTCAGCGGGTCTTGACGTTTATGAAGAGGAGAAGGAGTACTTCTATGAGGATAAGAGCGATAAGATGATTGACGATGACGTATTGGCTCGCTTACTGATGGTTCCAAACGTTGTATTGACCTCTCACCAAGCATTCTTTACAAAGGAAGCGCTCTACAACATCGCAGTTTCAACCCTTAGCAGTGTAAAAGAACTATCAGAGGGTAAGGAACTTAGTTGCCAAGTAAAGTAA